In Pengzhenrongella sicca, a single genomic region encodes these proteins:
- a CDS encoding GNAT family N-acetyltransferase: MPRTVGPVVQPGSLSAGPQPELTTAGGLLLRPWRPDDADDVAAVLTAFADPEIQRWGVRHIVTAAQANAWLRGWTAAWIAETDACWAVAGADGVVGRVALRRLDLAGGIAELAYWVLPAARRRGVASDAGAEASRWAVEELGLHRLELCHSVHNPGSCAVARRLGYALEGTQRDAMLHVDGWHDMHLHALLRGRAVGGTN; this comes from the coding sequence ATGCCCCGCACCGTCGGCCCCGTCGTCCAGCCCGGCTCCCTGAGCGCCGGTCCCCAGCCCGAGCTCACGACCGCGGGCGGCCTGCTGCTGCGGCCGTGGCGCCCCGACGACGCCGACGACGTCGCCGCGGTGCTGACCGCCTTCGCTGACCCGGAGATCCAGCGCTGGGGGGTGCGCCACATCGTGACGGCGGCGCAGGCGAACGCGTGGCTGCGCGGCTGGACTGCGGCGTGGATCGCCGAGACCGATGCCTGCTGGGCGGTGGCGGGCGCCGACGGCGTCGTCGGCCGGGTCGCGCTGCGGCGCCTCGACCTCGCGGGCGGGATCGCGGAGCTGGCCTACTGGGTGCTGCCCGCCGCCCGCCGGCGGGGGGTCGCGAGCGACGCCGGGGCGGAGGCGAGCCGGTGGGCCGTCGAGGAGCTCGGCCTGCACCGGCTCGAGCTGTGCCACTCGGTGCACAACCCGGGGTCGTGCGCCGTGGCCCGCCGGCTCGGGTACGCGCTCGAGGGGACGCAGCGCGACGCGATGCTGCACGTCGACGGCTGGCACGACATGCACCTGCACGCGCTGCTCCGGGGGCGGGCCGTCGGAGGCACGAACTAG
- the whiA gene encoding DNA-binding protein WhiA, whose product MALTAQVKDELARLHIDKTSCRKAEVSATLRFAGGLHIISGRIVIEAELDTGIAARRLRQAIAEVYGHPSDVIVVSAGGLRRGSRYVVRVVKEGESLARQTGLLDNRGRPVRGLPPQVVSGGVGEAEAAWRGAFLAHGSLTEPGRSASLEITCPGPEAALALVGAARRLGIAAKAREVRGVDRVVIRDGDAISAMLVRLGAHDAMMVWEERRMRREVRGTANRLANFDDANLRRSARAAVAAGARVERAFEILGAELPDHLREAGELRLAHKHASLEELGKLAEPALTKDAVAGRIRRLLATADKRAADLGIPDTESGLSPDLLDL is encoded by the coding sequence ATGGCGCTGACGGCACAGGTGAAGGACGAGCTCGCTCGGCTGCACATCGACAAGACCTCCTGCCGCAAGGCCGAAGTCTCGGCGACGCTCCGGTTCGCCGGTGGGCTGCACATCATCTCCGGGCGCATCGTCATCGAGGCCGAGCTCGACACGGGCATCGCGGCGCGCCGGCTCCGGCAGGCCATCGCCGAGGTCTATGGCCACCCGAGCGACGTCATCGTCGTCTCCGCCGGCGGCCTGCGCCGCGGCAGCCGCTACGTCGTCCGCGTCGTCAAGGAGGGCGAGTCCCTCGCGCGCCAGACCGGGCTGCTCGACAACCGCGGCCGGCCCGTGCGCGGGCTGCCCCCGCAGGTCGTCTCCGGCGGGGTCGGGGAGGCCGAGGCCGCGTGGCGCGGCGCGTTCCTCGCGCACGGCTCCCTCACCGAACCCGGGCGGTCCGCCTCGCTCGAGATCACCTGCCCCGGGCCCGAGGCGGCGCTCGCGCTGGTCGGGGCCGCGCGCCGGCTCGGCATCGCCGCGAAGGCCCGCGAGGTCCGCGGCGTCGACCGCGTGGTCATCCGCGACGGCGACGCGATCAGCGCGATGCTCGTCCGCCTGGGTGCGCACGACGCGATGATGGTCTGGGAGGAGCGCCGGATGCGGCGCGAGGTGCGCGGCACCGCGAACCGGCTGGCGAACTTCGACGACGCGAACCTGCGCCGGTCCGCGCGCGCGGCCGTCGCCGCCGGCGCCCGCGTCGAGCGCGCGTTCGAGATCCTCGGCGCCGAGCTGCCCGACCACCTGCGCGAGGCCGGCGAGCTCCGGCTCGCGCACAAGCACGCGTCGCTCGAGGAGCTCGGCAAGCTCGCCGAGCCCGCGCTGACGAAGGACGCCGTCGCCGGCCGGATCCGGCGCCTGCTCGCGACGGCCGACAAGCGTGCGGCCGACCTCGGGATCCCGGACACCGAGTCCGGGCTCAGCCCGGACCTGCTCGACCTGTAG
- a CDS encoding OsmC family protein, whose translation MGALHSYTVNVTWTGAGDTGTSSYTAYGRDHEVVIAGRPVILGSADPAFRGDTSRYSPEQLFVAALSECHMLWFLHQAANDGLVVVGYSDDAVGTMRVESAGAGQFTDVVMRPHVTVRVPAAEVDDADAADDRAVTDARLLTVHQRAHDHCFLSRSVNFPVLLEPTRFVTEH comes from the coding sequence ATGGGCGCCCTACATTCGTACACCGTCAACGTCACCTGGACCGGCGCCGGCGACACCGGAACGTCGAGCTACACGGCCTACGGACGCGATCACGAGGTGGTGATCGCCGGCCGGCCCGTGATCCTGGGGTCCGCCGACCCGGCGTTCCGCGGCGACACCTCCCGGTACAGCCCCGAGCAGCTGTTCGTCGCCGCGCTGTCGGAATGCCACATGCTGTGGTTCCTGCACCAGGCCGCGAACGACGGGCTCGTGGTGGTCGGGTACTCCGACGACGCGGTCGGCACCATGCGGGTCGAGTCCGCGGGCGCCGGTCAGTTCACCGACGTCGTGATGCGCCCGCACGTGACGGTCCGGGTGCCCGCCGCCGAGGTAGACGACGCGGACGCCGCCGACGACCGCGCCGTGACCGACGCGCGGCTGCTCACCGTGCACCAGCGCGCGCACGACCACTGCTTCCTGTCGCGGTCCGTCAACTTCCCGGTCCTGCTGGAACCCACCCGGTTCGTGACCGAGCACTGA
- the uvrA gene encoding excinuclease ABC subunit UvrA gives MVDVNDRLIVQGAREHNLRNVDLDLPRDQLIVFTGLSGSGKSSLAFDTIFAEGQRRYVESLSAYARQFLGQMDKPDVDFIEGLSPAVSIDQKSTNRNPRSTVGTITEVYDYLRLLFARAGTQFCPVCGEQVSKQTPQQIVDRLLELPEGTRYQVLAPVVRGRKGEYSELFKELQAKGFARARVDGAVVQLTEPPLLEKKLKHDIEVVIDRLAAKEGVRRRLTDSVETALGLAGGLLVVELVDADIDDPERERRFSEHRACPNDHQLALEEIEPRTFSFNAPYGACPECTGIGSRLEVDAELVIPDEDLSLADGAVAPWAQISSEYFARVLAALSSDLGFSMDVPWRALPQRAKDAVLHGENHEVKVKYKNRWGRERQYSTGFEGVITFLERRHGETDSEWSKEKYEAFMREVPCPVCQGARLKPEVLAVRIGGSSIAQVCALPIREARDFLDTLVLGEREQAIAAQVLKEIQARLGFLLDVGLDYLSLERPAGTLSGGEAQRIRLATQIGSGLVGVLYVLDEPSIGLHQRDNRRLIETLTRLRDLGNTLIVVEHDEDTIRSADWIVDIGPGAGEHGGRVVHSGDLAGLLAAQESVTGAYLSGRRSIPMPAERRAIDRDRMLTVVGAREHNLTGIDVSFPLGTLVAITGVSGSGKSTLVNSILYTVLANELNGARQVAGRHKRVTGLEHLDKVVHVDQGPIGRTPRSNPATYTGVWDHVRRLFAETTEAKVRGYAPGRFSFNVKGGRCEACSGDGTLKIEMNFLPDVYVPCEVCHSARYNRETLEVHFKGKTVADVLHMPIEEAAEFFAAVPAISRHLRTLVDVGLGYVRLGQPAPTLSGGEAQRVKLAAELQKRSTGRTIYVLDEPTTGLHFEDIRKLLGVLQSLVDKGNSVLVIEHNLDVIKNADWVIDMGPEGGSGGGKVIAEGTPEHVAGVKASHTGRYLAPVLLAEAPVAPPSSAKGAGRNGVAPAVLPAGKAPNRKAPARSAKARAAAKAS, from the coding sequence ATGGTGGACGTGAACGACCGACTCATCGTCCAGGGCGCCCGCGAGCACAATCTCCGTAACGTCGACCTCGATCTTCCGCGCGACCAGCTCATCGTGTTCACGGGACTGTCGGGCTCCGGCAAGTCGTCGCTCGCCTTCGACACGATCTTCGCCGAGGGCCAGCGCCGCTACGTCGAGTCGCTCTCGGCGTACGCGCGCCAGTTCCTCGGGCAGATGGACAAGCCCGACGTCGACTTCATCGAGGGCCTGTCGCCGGCCGTGTCGATCGACCAGAAGTCGACGAACCGGAACCCGCGCTCGACCGTCGGCACGATCACCGAGGTGTACGACTACCTGCGGCTGCTGTTCGCGCGCGCCGGGACGCAGTTCTGCCCCGTGTGCGGGGAGCAGGTCAGCAAGCAGACCCCCCAGCAGATCGTGGACCGGCTGCTCGAGCTGCCAGAGGGCACGCGCTACCAGGTGCTCGCGCCCGTCGTGCGCGGCCGCAAGGGCGAGTACTCCGAGCTGTTCAAGGAGCTGCAGGCCAAGGGCTTCGCGCGCGCGCGGGTCGACGGCGCGGTCGTCCAGCTCACCGAGCCGCCGCTGCTCGAGAAGAAGCTCAAGCACGACATCGAGGTGGTCATCGACCGCCTCGCCGCGAAGGAGGGCGTGCGCCGGCGCCTGACCGACTCGGTCGAGACCGCGCTCGGGCTGGCGGGCGGGCTGCTGGTCGTCGAGCTGGTGGACGCCGACATCGACGACCCCGAGCGTGAGCGCCGGTTCTCCGAGCACCGCGCCTGCCCGAACGACCACCAGCTCGCGCTCGAGGAGATCGAGCCGCGCACGTTCTCGTTCAACGCGCCCTACGGCGCGTGCCCCGAGTGCACCGGCATCGGCAGCCGGCTCGAGGTCGACGCCGAGCTCGTCATCCCGGACGAGGACCTGTCGCTGGCCGACGGCGCGGTCGCGCCCTGGGCGCAGATCTCGTCCGAGTACTTCGCTCGCGTGCTCGCGGCGCTGTCGAGCGACCTCGGGTTCTCGATGGACGTGCCGTGGCGCGCGCTGCCGCAGCGCGCGAAGGACGCGGTGCTGCACGGCGAGAACCACGAGGTCAAGGTCAAGTACAAGAACCGGTGGGGCCGCGAGCGGCAGTACTCGACCGGGTTCGAGGGCGTCATCACGTTCCTCGAGCGCCGGCACGGCGAGACCGACTCGGAGTGGAGCAAGGAGAAGTACGAGGCCTTCATGCGCGAGGTCCCGTGCCCGGTGTGCCAGGGCGCGCGGCTCAAGCCCGAGGTGCTCGCCGTGCGCATCGGCGGGTCGTCGATCGCGCAGGTCTGCGCGCTCCCGATCCGCGAGGCCCGCGACTTCCTCGACACCCTCGTGCTCGGCGAGCGCGAGCAGGCGATCGCCGCGCAGGTGCTCAAGGAGATCCAGGCCCGGCTGGGCTTCTTGCTCGACGTCGGCCTCGACTACCTCTCGCTCGAGCGGCCCGCGGGCACCCTCTCGGGCGGCGAGGCGCAGCGGATCCGGCTCGCCACCCAGATCGGCTCCGGCCTCGTCGGCGTGCTCTACGTGCTCGACGAGCCGAGCATCGGGCTGCACCAGCGGGACAACCGCCGCCTCATCGAGACGCTCACGCGGCTGCGGGACCTGGGCAACACGCTGATCGTCGTCGAGCACGACGAGGACACGATCCGGTCGGCCGACTGGATCGTCGACATCGGGCCGGGCGCGGGCGAGCACGGCGGCCGCGTCGTGCACTCGGGTGACCTCGCGGGGCTGCTCGCGGCGCAGGAGTCCGTGACGGGCGCGTACCTGTCGGGGCGCCGATCCATCCCGATGCCCGCCGAGCGCCGGGCGATCGACCGGGACCGGATGCTGACGGTCGTCGGCGCGCGCGAGCACAACCTGACGGGCATCGACGTGTCGTTCCCGCTCGGGACGCTCGTCGCGATCACCGGCGTGTCCGGCTCGGGCAAGTCGACACTCGTCAATTCGATCCTCTACACCGTGCTCGCGAACGAGCTCAACGGCGCGCGGCAGGTCGCCGGCCGGCACAAGCGGGTCACCGGCCTCGAGCACCTCGACAAGGTCGTGCACGTGGACCAGGGCCCGATCGGCCGCACGCCCCGGTCCAACCCCGCGACCTACACCGGGGTGTGGGACCACGTCCGGCGCCTGTTTGCCGAGACGACCGAGGCGAAGGTGCGCGGGTACGCGCCCGGGCGGTTCTCGTTCAACGTCAAGGGCGGCCGCTGCGAGGCCTGCTCGGGCGACGGGACGCTCAAGATCGAGATGAACTTCCTGCCCGACGTCTACGTGCCGTGCGAGGTGTGCCACTCCGCCCGGTACAACCGGGAGACCCTCGAGGTGCACTTCAAGGGCAAGACGGTGGCCGACGTGCTGCACATGCCGATCGAGGAGGCCGCGGAGTTCTTCGCCGCCGTGCCGGCGATCTCGCGGCACCTGCGCACGCTCGTCGACGTCGGCCTCGGGTACGTACGGCTCGGCCAGCCCGCGCCGACGCTCTCGGGCGGCGAGGCGCAGCGCGTCAAGCTCGCGGCCGAGCTGCAGAAGCGCTCGACCGGCCGGACGATCTACGTGCTCGACGAGCCCACGACCGGCCTGCACTTCGAGGACATCCGCAAGCTGCTCGGGGTGCTCCAGTCGCTGGTCGACAAGGGCAACAGCGTGCTGGTCATCGAGCACAACCTCGACGTCATCAAGAACGCGGACTGGGTCATCGATATGGGGCCCGAGGGCGGCAGCGGCGGCGGCAAGGTCATCGCGGAGGGGACGCCCGAGCACGTGGCCGGCGTCAAGGCCAGCCACACCGGGCGCTACCTCGCGCCCGTGCTGCTGGCCGAGGCTCCGGTCGCGCCGCCGTCGTCGGCGAAGGGCGCCGGCCGCAACGGCGTCGCTCCGGCCGTCCTCCCGGCAGGCAAGGCGCCGAATCGCAAGGCCCCGGCGCGGAGCGCGAAGGCTCGCGCGGCGGCCAAGGCCAGCTGA
- the gap gene encoding type I glyceraldehyde-3-phosphate dehydrogenase, with translation MTIRVGINGFGRIGRNFYRAILASGADIEIVGVNDLTDNKTLATLLKYDSVLGKLAAEVTYDDTSITVDGKSFKVLAEREPKNLPWAALGADIVIESTGFFTDATAAKAHIDAGAKKVIISAPAKNEDGTFVVGVNHTDYDPATQHVISNASCTTNCLAPMAKVLDDSFGIERGLMTTIHAYTGDQNLQDGPHKDLRRARAAAINIVPTSTGAAKAVSLVLPQLKGKLDGFALRVPVPTGSATDLTFISARETTAEEVNAAIKAASETPALKGILEYTEDPIVSSDIVTNPASSIFDAGLTKVIGNLVKVVSWYDNEWGYSNSLVKLTTYVGERL, from the coding sequence GTGACAATCCGCGTCGGTATCAACGGCTTCGGCCGCATCGGACGTAACTTCTACCGGGCCATTCTGGCGTCGGGGGCGGACATCGAGATCGTCGGTGTCAATGACCTCACCGACAACAAGACTCTGGCCACCCTGCTCAAGTACGACTCGGTCCTGGGCAAGCTCGCCGCCGAGGTCACGTACGACGACACCTCGATCACCGTGGACGGCAAGTCGTTCAAGGTCCTCGCGGAGCGCGAGCCCAAGAACCTCCCCTGGGCCGCTCTTGGTGCCGACATCGTGATCGAGTCGACCGGCTTCTTCACCGACGCGACCGCCGCCAAGGCGCACATCGACGCCGGTGCCAAGAAGGTCATCATCTCGGCCCCGGCCAAGAACGAGGACGGCACGTTCGTCGTCGGTGTCAACCACACCGACTACGACCCGGCCACCCAGCACGTCATCTCGAACGCGTCCTGCACCACGAACTGCCTCGCCCCCATGGCGAAGGTTCTCGATGACTCGTTCGGCATCGAGCGTGGCCTCATGACGACGATCCACGCCTACACGGGTGACCAGAACCTGCAGGACGGTCCCCACAAGGACCTCCGCCGGGCCCGCGCCGCCGCGATCAACATCGTGCCGACGTCGACCGGTGCCGCCAAGGCGGTCTCGCTCGTTCTCCCGCAGCTCAAGGGCAAGCTCGACGGCTTCGCGCTGCGCGTGCCGGTCCCGACCGGCTCGGCCACCGACCTCACGTTCATCTCGGCGCGGGAGACCACCGCCGAAGAGGTCAACGCCGCGATCAAGGCCGCGTCCGAGACCCCGGCGCTCAAGGGCATCCTTGAGTACACCGAAGACCCGATCGTGTCCTCGGACATCGTCACGAACCCGGCCTCGTCGATCTTCGACGCCGGTCTCACCAAGGTCATCGGCAACCTGGTCAAGGTCGTCTCCTGGTACGACAACGAGTGGGGCTACTCCAACTCGCTCGTCAAGCTCACCACGTACGTGGGCGAGCGGCTCTGA
- a CDS encoding gluconeogenesis factor YvcK family protein, which translates to MNRARAAGPAVVALGGGHGLSATLSALRLMSDRLTAVVTVADDGGSSGRLRSEFGVLPPGDLRMALTALSDDSDWGRTWSDVLQHRFHSSGTLDKHAVGNLLILAVWEQLGDTVAGLDLMGQLLRARGRVLPMAAVPLAIEADVAELVPSGGPGVARTRVVRGQSAVAVAQGRIEQIRLTPADPPACPEAVAAIDAADWIVLGPGSWYTSVLPHLLVPELAAALHRTSARRCVTLNLSAETHGETDGMSLTEHLQVLHQHAPGLHIDAVIADPRAVDDVEPLIEAATELGARLLLRQVRTGDGTPHHDPLRLAAAYRDVFDDFLGDVGTRAR; encoded by the coding sequence GTGAACCGCGCACGGGCCGCAGGTCCGGCGGTCGTCGCGCTCGGCGGCGGCCACGGGCTGTCGGCGACGCTCTCGGCGCTGCGGCTGATGTCGGACCGCCTCACGGCGGTGGTCACGGTCGCCGACGACGGCGGCTCGTCGGGCCGCCTGCGCTCGGAGTTCGGGGTGCTCCCTCCGGGTGACCTGCGGATGGCGCTCACCGCGCTGAGCGACGACTCGGACTGGGGCCGCACCTGGAGCGACGTGCTCCAGCACCGGTTCCACTCGAGCGGGACCCTCGACAAGCACGCCGTCGGCAACCTGCTGATCCTCGCCGTGTGGGAGCAGCTCGGCGACACCGTGGCGGGGCTCGACCTGATGGGCCAGCTGCTGCGCGCCCGCGGCCGCGTGCTGCCGATGGCGGCCGTCCCGCTCGCGATCGAGGCCGACGTCGCGGAGCTCGTCCCGTCCGGCGGCCCGGGCGTCGCCCGCACGCGCGTGGTGCGCGGGCAGAGCGCCGTCGCGGTCGCGCAGGGCCGGATCGAGCAGATCCGGCTCACCCCGGCCGACCCGCCCGCGTGCCCCGAGGCGGTCGCCGCGATCGACGCCGCCGACTGGATCGTGCTCGGCCCGGGCTCCTGGTACACGTCGGTGCTGCCGCACCTGCTGGTGCCCGAGCTCGCCGCGGCCCTGCACCGCACCTCCGCGCGCCGCTGCGTCACCCTCAACCTGTCCGCTGAGACGCACGGCGAGACTGACGGGATGAGCCTCACGGAGCACCTGCAGGTGCTCCACCAGCACGCCCCCGGCCTGCACATCGACGCCGTGATCGCCGACCCGCGCGCCGTCGACGACGTCGAGCCCCTGATCGAGGCCGCCACGGAGCTCGGCGCGCGGCTGCTCCTGCGGCAGGTCCGCACCGGCGACGGGACGCCGCACCACGACCCGCTGCGGCTCGCCGCGGCGTACCGGGACGTGTTCGACGACTTCCTCGGCGACGTCGGAACCCGCGCACGGTAG
- the uvrC gene encoding excinuclease ABC subunit UvrC, translating into MADPATYRPAPGQIPDSPGVYRFRDEHGRVIYVGKAISLRSRLANYFQDLSSLHPRTQSMVTSAASVEWTVVGTEVEALALEYSWIKEYDPRFNVKYRDDKSYPYLAVTLADAFPRVQVMRGAKRPGTRYFGPYAHAWAIRETVDLLLRVFPVRTCSAGVFKRAGQQGRPCLLGYIEKCSAPCVGRISPDDHHALAEDFCAFMAGDTAKFTKRLTQRMREAAEIQDYEQAARLRDDIGALERATEKNAVVLQDGTDADIFALVGDDLEAAIQVFHVRDGRIRGQRGWIVEKVEDVTDAELVEHLLQQVYGAEATEFRGTGSRSRGEPAPAVRAATGAVPREVLVPVLPPDPAQVTAWLTGLRGSHVDVRVPQRGDKRELAETVRRNAEHALVLHRTRRAGDLTTRSQALREIQEALDLPTAPLRIECYDISTTQGTYQMASMVVFEDGLPRKSEYRTFAVRGPDGDGARDDTAAMYEVITRRFRRYLAERSQSGEVELETGTDEDGRDAERAGVVSGPVSGEVGPEVSGRPARFAYPPNLVVVDGGPPQVAAAARALADLGIDDVALSGLAKRLEEVWVPGEDYPVILERSSEGLYLLQRVRDEAHRFAITAHRKRRGKGMTVSVLDDVPGLGPARSRSLLTHFGSVKRLRAASVEEIASVPGMGERTAAAVVAALAAPAATGAPAPPAPTGAAGAPAPTGTTGMLGS; encoded by the coding sequence ATGGCCGATCCCGCGACGTACCGCCCCGCGCCGGGCCAGATCCCGGACTCCCCGGGGGTGTACCGCTTCCGCGACGAGCACGGCCGCGTGATCTACGTGGGCAAGGCGATCAGCCTGCGGTCGCGGCTCGCGAACTACTTCCAGGACCTGTCGTCGCTGCACCCGCGCACGCAGTCGATGGTGACGTCGGCGGCGTCGGTCGAGTGGACCGTCGTCGGGACAGAGGTCGAGGCGCTCGCGCTCGAGTACTCCTGGATCAAGGAGTACGACCCGCGGTTCAACGTCAAGTACCGCGACGACAAGTCCTACCCGTACCTCGCGGTCACCCTCGCCGACGCGTTCCCGCGCGTGCAGGTCATGCGCGGAGCCAAGCGCCCCGGCACGCGGTACTTCGGCCCGTACGCGCACGCATGGGCGATCCGCGAGACGGTCGACCTGCTGCTGCGGGTATTCCCCGTGCGCACGTGCTCGGCGGGCGTGTTCAAGCGCGCGGGCCAGCAGGGTCGGCCGTGCCTGCTCGGGTACATCGAGAAGTGCTCGGCGCCGTGCGTCGGCCGGATCAGCCCCGACGACCACCACGCGCTGGCCGAGGACTTCTGCGCCTTCATGGCGGGGGACACCGCCAAGTTCACCAAGCGCCTGACGCAGCGCATGCGCGAGGCGGCCGAGATCCAGGACTACGAGCAGGCGGCTCGCCTGCGCGACGACATCGGCGCGCTCGAGCGGGCGACCGAGAAGAACGCGGTCGTGCTCCAGGACGGGACGGATGCCGACATCTTCGCCCTCGTCGGCGACGACCTCGAGGCCGCCATCCAGGTGTTCCACGTGCGCGACGGCCGCATCCGCGGTCAGCGCGGCTGGATCGTCGAGAAGGTGGAGGACGTCACCGACGCCGAGCTGGTCGAGCACCTGCTCCAGCAGGTCTACGGAGCGGAGGCGACCGAGTTCCGGGGGACGGGGTCGCGCTCGCGCGGCGAGCCGGCGCCGGCCGTGCGCGCCGCGACGGGCGCCGTCCCGCGCGAGGTGCTGGTCCCCGTGCTGCCGCCCGACCCCGCCCAGGTCACCGCCTGGCTCACCGGCCTGCGCGGCAGCCACGTGGACGTGCGGGTCCCGCAGCGCGGCGACAAGCGCGAGCTCGCCGAGACGGTCCGCCGCAACGCCGAGCACGCGCTCGTGCTGCACCGCACCCGGCGCGCCGGCGACCTCACGACGCGCAGCCAGGCGCTGCGCGAGATCCAGGAGGCGCTGGACCTGCCCACCGCGCCGCTGCGGATCGAGTGCTACGACATCTCGACGACGCAAGGTACCTATCAGATGGCTTCGATGGTCGTGTTCGAGGACGGGCTGCCGCGCAAGAGCGAGTACCGCACGTTCGCCGTGCGCGGGCCCGACGGCGACGGCGCGCGCGACGACACCGCGGCGATGTACGAGGTCATCACGCGCCGGTTCCGCCGCTACCTCGCCGAGCGGTCCCAGTCCGGCGAGGTCGAGCTCGAGACGGGCACCGACGAGGACGGCCGCGACGCCGAGCGCGCTGGCGTCGTCAGCGGACCCGTCAGCGGCGAGGTCGGGCCCGAGGTCTCGGGCCGCCCGGCGCGGTTCGCGTACCCGCCGAACCTCGTCGTCGTCGACGGCGGGCCGCCGCAGGTCGCCGCCGCCGCGCGGGCGCTGGCCGACCTGGGCATTGACGACGTCGCGCTCAGCGGCCTCGCCAAGCGCCTCGAGGAGGTCTGGGTGCCGGGGGAGGACTACCCGGTCATCCTTGAGCGCAGCTCGGAGGGGCTGTACCTGCTCCAGCGCGTGCGCGACGAGGCGCACCGGTTCGCGATCACAGCGCACCGCAAGCGCCGCGGCAAGGGCATGACGGTGTCCGTGCTCGACGACGTCCCGGGCCTCGGGCCCGCGCGGTCCCGCTCGCTGCTCACGCACTTCGGGTCGGTCAAGCGGCTGCGCGCGGCGTCCGTCGAGGAGATCGCGTCGGTGCCGGGGATGGGGGAGCGCACGGCCGCCGCCGTCGTCGCGGCGCTGGCGGCCCCGGCGGCGACCGGCGCGCCCGCCCCGCCGGCCCCGACCGGCGCCGCCGGCGCGCCCGCCCCGACCGGCACGACTGGCATGCTGGGGTCATGA
- the rapZ gene encoding RNase adapter RapZ, which translates to MTGEPDPITVPSGIPALEAVTPAPRLSTAQVLIITGMSGAGRTRAAAVLEDLDWYVVDNLPAQMLSHLVGMMNRGAPGEGVQRLAAVVDARGREFFVDLAQVLATLRESGIDYHILFLDASDEVLVRRYEQVRRPHPLQGRGRILDGIEAERTLLSDLRERADVLIDTSELNVHDLAREVRKAVSGTADDVLRINVLSFGFKYGIPLDADHVVDVRFLANPYWVTELRHLTGRDAPVRDYVLGLPGARVFIERYVAALEPVLAGYLKEEKRYVTIAVGCTGGKHRSVAVSDAIASELRAGGQQVTVAARDLGKE; encoded by the coding sequence ATGACCGGCGAACCCGACCCGATCACGGTCCCCAGCGGCATCCCCGCGCTCGAGGCAGTGACCCCCGCACCGCGGCTCAGCACCGCGCAGGTGCTGATCATCACCGGCATGTCCGGCGCCGGCCGCACCCGCGCGGCGGCGGTGCTCGAGGACCTCGACTGGTACGTCGTCGACAACCTGCCCGCGCAGATGCTGTCGCACCTGGTCGGCATGATGAACCGGGGCGCCCCCGGCGAGGGCGTGCAGCGGCTCGCCGCAGTCGTCGACGCCCGCGGCCGCGAGTTCTTCGTCGACCTCGCGCAGGTGCTCGCGACGCTGCGCGAGTCCGGCATCGACTACCACATCCTCTTCCTCGACGCGTCCGACGAGGTGCTCGTGCGCCGCTATGAGCAGGTGCGGCGCCCGCACCCGCTGCAGGGCCGCGGCCGGATCCTCGACGGCATCGAGGCCGAGCGCACGCTCCTGTCCGACCTGCGCGAGCGCGCCGACGTGCTCATCGACACCTCCGAGCTCAACGTGCACGACCTCGCGCGCGAGGTCCGCAAGGCGGTCTCGGGCACGGCCGACGACGTGCTGCGCATCAACGTCCTGTCCTTCGGGTTCAAGTACGGCATCCCGCTGGACGCCGACCACGTCGTCGACGTGCGCTTCCTCGCCAACCCGTACTGGGTCACCGAGCTGCGGCACTTGACGGGCCGCGACGCGCCCGTGCGGGACTACGTGCTCGGCCTACCCGGCGCCCGCGTGTTCATCGAGCGGTACGTCGCGGCGCTCGAGCCCGTGCTCGCGGGCTACCTCAAGGAGGAGAAGCGATACGTGACCATCGCGGTCGGCTGCACGGGCGGCAAGCACCGATCGGTCGCCGTCAGCGACGCGATCGCGAGCGAGCTGAGGGCGGGCGGCCAGCAGGTCACCGTGGCGGCGCGCGACCTCGGCAAGGAGTAG